One genomic window of Struthio camelus isolate bStrCam1 chromosome 1, bStrCam1.hap1, whole genome shotgun sequence includes the following:
- the SULT1C4 gene encoding sulfotransferase 1C4, with product MALDKMEDLSLQETVTRAETDEVEGVTLTKAICSTWDQVWNFRARPDDLLIATYAKAGTTWTQEIVDMIQHNADIQKCRRTSTYKRHPFIEWFLPKSAPQSYSGLELAEAMPSPRTLKTHLPVQLVPPSFWEQNCKIIYMARNAKDSLVSYYHFHRMNNIMPDPGTWEEFVEKFMAGKVLWGSWYDHVKGWWKAKDKNRILYLFYEDMKENPKHEIQKIMKFLEKDVEKEVLSQILHHTTFEKMKENPMANYTKDFEGIMDHSVSPFMRKGVVGDWKNYFTVAQNEKFDEDYKKKMSDTSLVFRTEL from the exons ATGGCCTTGGATAAAATGGAAGATCTGAGTCTGCAAGAGACAGTGACCAGAGCTGAGACAGATGAAGTGGAAGGTGTTACCCTCACAAAAGCAATATGCAGCACGTGGGATCAAGTTTGGAACTTCAGAGCCAGACCTGACGATCTGCTCATTGCAACCTATGCAAAAGCAG GTACCACGTGGACACAAGAGATAGTGGATATGATCCAACACAACGCAGATATTCAGAAGTGCAGACGCACTAGTACTTACAAACGGCATCCTTTCATTGAGTGGTTTCTCCCGAAGTCTGCACCTCAGAGTTACTCAG GCCTGGAGTTAGCTGAAGCTATGCCTTCTCCACGAACACTAAAAACTCATCTCCCTGTGCAGCTGGTGCCCCCCTCCTTCTGGGAACAAAACTGTAAG ATAATCTACATGGCAAGAAATGCCAAAGACAGCCTGGTGTCATACTACCATTTCCACAGAATGAATAACATAATGCCTGATCCAGGAACCTGGGAGGAGTTTGTGGAGAAATTCATGGCCGGAAAAG tGCTCTGGGGATCCTGGTATGACCACGTAAAAGGATGGTGGAAAGCAAAAGATAAGAACCGTATTCTCTACCTCTTCTATGAAGATATGAAGGAG AATCCAAAGCATGAAATTCAAAAGATTATGAAGTTTCTGGAAAAGGATGTGGAAAAGGAGGTTCTAAGCCAGATACTCCATCACACCACGTttgagaaaatgaaggaaaatcccATGGCAAACTACACTAAAGATTTTGAGGGAATAATGGATCACTCCGTTTCCCCATTCATGAGGAAAG GGGTCGTTGGAGACTGGAAGAATTATTTCACTGTGGCACAGAATGAGAAATTTGATGAAGATTATAAGAAGAAAATGTCTGACACCTCTCTTGTTTTTCGCACAGAACTCTGA